One Gordonia mangrovi genomic region harbors:
- a CDS encoding glycosyltransferase family 39 protein, translating into MTAIVDTQSAAPVPPDESASGRNARVWQPLSLVALLIGTAIAYLANLSANGWANSFYSAAIQAGSESWKAWFFGSSDMANSITVDKPPASLWIPGLSVRVFGLNSWSILVPEVLMGVASVALLYLITKKYFGHWPGILAGLVLAVTPVAAMMFRFDNPEALLILLMIAAVWAMLKAVEDGRLRWMILTGVFVGFGFLTKQLQVMLIVPPLAITYLAFGQHTWLKRMGHLFAALGAMIVSAGWWILAVELWPASSRPWIGGSQNNSILELTLGYNGLGRLNGNETGSVVPGGGGGYADAMGGPGGGGGMWGQTGWLRMFEPAQGGQIAWLIPTGIVLAVAALVLIGKARRTDLRRAYLVVWGLWLLVTMAVFSFMAGIFHSYYTAALAPAVAAVVAGAAGVCWSQRDRLWVRIVLAAAVWIAAVWGFVLLNRSPDFVPWLRWMVLSAGLVSGVVMLLAHRTYLSAVAVITALAAGLAGPIAYTVDTISTPKQGSIISAGPRVEGEFGPGGGGPGGRGRDGMRMAPGGNAGATGAGANSAGPTLPTGGGFGGMAGPGAMGPEAGAGGAGGLLNGSTPSAELVAMLRDDADSYTWVGAAVGSNEASGYQLESGYSVMPIGGFNGTDPSPTLEQFQTLVAEGQIHYFLGGGRGFGNSDESQPSAQIAQWVQDNFTATTVGGTTVYDLTAPTD; encoded by the coding sequence ATGACCGCCATCGTCGACACGCAATCGGCCGCACCCGTTCCGCCCGACGAATCCGCGTCCGGGCGGAACGCCCGTGTGTGGCAACCCCTCTCATTGGTCGCGTTGCTGATCGGCACCGCGATCGCCTATCTGGCGAATCTCTCGGCCAACGGCTGGGCCAACTCGTTCTACTCGGCGGCCATCCAGGCCGGATCGGAGTCGTGGAAGGCCTGGTTCTTCGGGTCGTCGGACATGGCCAACTCCATCACCGTCGACAAACCTCCGGCGTCGCTGTGGATTCCCGGCCTCTCGGTTCGGGTCTTCGGGCTGAACTCGTGGTCGATCCTCGTGCCAGAGGTGCTGATGGGCGTGGCGTCGGTGGCGCTGCTCTACCTGATCACCAAGAAGTACTTCGGGCACTGGCCGGGCATCCTGGCGGGCCTCGTCCTGGCGGTGACGCCGGTGGCCGCCATGATGTTTCGTTTCGACAATCCCGAGGCGTTGCTGATCCTGCTGATGATCGCAGCCGTCTGGGCGATGCTCAAGGCGGTCGAGGATGGTCGGCTGCGGTGGATGATCCTGACCGGTGTGTTCGTCGGATTCGGCTTCCTCACCAAGCAGCTGCAGGTGATGCTGATCGTGCCGCCACTGGCGATCACGTATCTGGCGTTCGGCCAACACACCTGGCTCAAGCGGATGGGACATCTGTTCGCCGCATTGGGCGCGATGATCGTCAGTGCCGGTTGGTGGATTCTCGCCGTCGAGCTGTGGCCGGCGTCGTCGCGCCCGTGGATCGGTGGCTCCCAGAACAATTCGATCCTGGAACTCACTCTGGGCTACAACGGCCTCGGACGCCTCAACGGCAACGAGACCGGCAGCGTGGTGCCGGGTGGTGGCGGCGGATATGCCGACGCGATGGGCGGCCCCGGTGGGGGCGGCGGCATGTGGGGACAAACCGGCTGGCTGCGCATGTTCGAACCCGCCCAGGGCGGCCAGATCGCTTGGCTCATCCCGACCGGCATCGTGCTGGCCGTCGCGGCGCTGGTGCTGATCGGCAAGGCCCGACGCACCGACCTGCGACGCGCCTACCTCGTGGTGTGGGGGCTGTGGCTATTGGTGACCATGGCGGTGTTCAGCTTCATGGCCGGCATCTTCCACAGCTATTACACGGCGGCCTTGGCGCCCGCGGTGGCGGCGGTGGTCGCGGGTGCGGCTGGGGTGTGCTGGTCGCAGCGTGACCGGCTCTGGGTGCGGATCGTGCTGGCGGCGGCTGTCTGGATCGCTGCGGTCTGGGGTTTCGTGCTGCTGAACCGGTCGCCCGATTTCGTGCCGTGGCTGCGGTGGATGGTGCTGTCGGCCGGACTGGTCAGCGGTGTCGTGATGCTGCTCGCGCATCGGACCTACCTGTCGGCGGTGGCCGTGATCACCGCCCTGGCCGCGGGTCTGGCCGGACCGATCGCGTACACGGTCGACACCATCAGCACCCCGAAGCAGGGCTCGATCATCAGTGCGGGTCCGCGTGTCGAGGGCGAATTCGGCCCCGGTGGTGGTGGCCCCGGTGGTCGCGGGCGGGACGGTATGCGCATGGCGCCGGGCGGAAACGCCGGTGCGACCGGCGCGGGTGCGAACAGTGCCGGTCCGACCCTGCCGACCGGGGGCGGGTTCGGCGGCATGGCGGGTCCGGGTGCGATGGGTCCGGAGGCGGGCGCCGGCGGAGCGGGCGGACTGCTGAACGGCTCGACGCCGAGCGCCGAACTCGTCGCGATGCTGCGCGACGACGCCGACAGTTACACCTGGGTGGGTGCGGCGGTCGGATCCAACGAAGCGTCGGGCTACCAGCTCGAGTCCGGATACTCGGTGATGCCCATCGGTGGCTTCAACGGCACCGACCCGTCGCCGACACTCGAACAGTTCCAGACGTTGGTGGCCGAAGGACAGATCCACTACTTCCTTGGCGGTGGTCGCGGCTTCGGCAATTCGGACGAGTCGCAGCCGTCGGCGCAGATCGCGCAGTGGGTTCAGGACAACTTCACCGCCACCACGGTCGGCGGCACCACGGTGTACGACCTGACGGCACCCACCGACTGA
- the purD gene encoding phosphoribosylamine--glycine ligase — protein MRVLVIGSGGREHALLIGLSKDPSVTELHVGPGNAGTSAIATNHPVDIVSADAVVALARRIEADLVVIGPEVPLVAGVADALRAAGFATFGPGAEAARIEGSKAFAKDVMAAAGVRTAHSEIVDNPAKLDAALDRFGPTWVVKDDGLAAGKGVVVTDDRLAARDHAAELLENGHPVLLESFLDGPEVSLFSLVDGEQVVPLIPAQDHKRVGDGDAGPNTGGMGAYTPLPWLPDAVTQQIVDDVVKPVAAEMAKRGTPFSGLLYAGLAIGKDGPAVVEFNCRFGDPETQAVLALLKSPLGQALNATATGTLDQLPALEWLDGAAVTVVVAAENYPGKPRTGDVIGGAEGEGVLHAGTALSDDGAVVSAGGRVLSVVGTGADLAEARAQAYDRIAGIKLPGSHFRTDIGQAALEGRISL, from the coding sequence GTGCGCGTACTCGTGATCGGCTCGGGCGGCCGCGAACATGCCCTGCTCATCGGACTGTCGAAAGACCCCTCGGTCACCGAACTGCACGTCGGGCCCGGCAACGCCGGCACCTCGGCGATCGCGACCAACCATCCGGTGGACATCGTGTCCGCCGACGCCGTCGTCGCCCTGGCGCGGCGCATCGAGGCCGACCTGGTGGTCATCGGGCCCGAGGTACCGCTGGTGGCCGGGGTTGCCGACGCCCTGCGCGCCGCCGGCTTCGCCACGTTCGGTCCGGGCGCCGAGGCAGCCCGCATCGAGGGGTCGAAGGCGTTCGCCAAGGATGTGATGGCCGCCGCCGGGGTGCGTACCGCGCACAGCGAGATTGTCGACAACCCAGCCAAACTCGATGCCGCGCTGGATCGTTTCGGACCCACCTGGGTGGTCAAAGACGACGGGCTGGCCGCCGGCAAGGGTGTGGTGGTGACCGATGACCGTCTGGCCGCCCGCGACCATGCGGCGGAACTGCTGGAGAACGGTCACCCGGTACTGCTGGAGAGCTTTCTCGACGGACCGGAGGTGTCGCTGTTCTCGCTGGTCGACGGCGAGCAGGTGGTGCCGCTGATCCCGGCGCAGGATCACAAGCGGGTCGGCGACGGCGACGCCGGTCCCAACACCGGCGGGATGGGCGCCTACACGCCGCTCCCGTGGCTACCCGATGCGGTGACGCAGCAGATCGTCGACGACGTGGTCAAGCCGGTCGCCGCCGAGATGGCCAAGCGCGGCACCCCGTTCTCGGGTCTGCTCTACGCCGGGCTCGCCATCGGTAAGGACGGACCCGCGGTGGTCGAATTCAACTGCCGCTTCGGCGACCCGGAGACCCAAGCCGTGCTCGCCTTGCTCAAATCCCCACTGGGACAAGCGCTCAACGCGACGGCAACCGGCACCCTCGACCAACTGCCGGCGTTGGAGTGGCTCGACGGTGCGGCGGTCACCGTGGTGGTGGCCGCCGAGAACTACCCGGGCAAGCCGCGCACCGGTGACGTGATCGGCGGGGCCGAGGGCGAAGGTGTGCTGCACGCGGGAACCGCGCTGTCCGACGACGGCGCGGTGGTCTCGGCGGGCGGCCGGGTGCTCTCGGTGGTCGGCACCGGTGCCGACCTCGCCGAGGCGCGCGCTCAGGCCTACGACCGGATCGCGGGCATCAAACTGCCCGGCTCGCATTTCCGCACCGACATCGGCCAGGCCGCGCTCGAGGGCCGCATCAGCCTCTGA
- the eutC gene encoding ethanolamine ammonia-lyase subunit EutC: MTDAPRPTEDIWSELRRTTQARIGLGRAGNSMPSRRVLEFQAAHAAARDAVHEPLDVDDLADQLGDLDLPAALRVESQAHSRSEYLRRPDLGRRPADVSHLPETGADIAIVLADGLSPRALTDHGRGLLQAVLDKLGSRFTLAPPVIATQARVALGDHIGQALGVQTMIMIIGERPGLSVADSLGVYLTHLPRPGRNDADRNCISNIHPPDGLDYDTAAAITVALVDGARKLGRSGVALKDTSRAELSDSAREVLDQS, translated from the coding sequence ATGACCGACGCACCCCGCCCCACCGAGGACATCTGGTCGGAGCTGCGGCGCACCACACAGGCCCGCATCGGCCTGGGCCGGGCGGGCAATTCGATGCCGTCGCGCCGAGTGCTCGAATTCCAGGCCGCACACGCCGCCGCGCGCGATGCGGTCCATGAGCCGCTCGATGTCGATGACCTGGCCGATCAGCTCGGCGATCTCGATCTGCCGGCTGCGCTGCGCGTGGAAAGCCAGGCGCACTCCCGCAGCGAATATCTGCGTCGCCCCGACCTGGGCCGCCGGCCCGCCGACGTCAGCCACCTCCCCGAGACTGGTGCCGACATCGCGATCGTCCTGGCCGACGGACTATCGCCGCGGGCGCTCACCGACCACGGCCGCGGACTGCTCCAGGCAGTGCTGGACAAACTCGGCTCGCGGTTCACCCTCGCGCCGCCGGTCATCGCCACCCAGGCCCGCGTCGCTCTCGGCGACCACATCGGTCAGGCGCTCGGTGTGCAGACGATGATCATGATCATCGGCGAGCGGCCCGGATTGTCGGTCGCCGACAGCCTGGGTGTCTACCTCACCCATCTGCCGCGGCCGGGACGCAACGATGCCGACCGCAACTGCATCTCCAACATCCACCCGCCCGACGGCCTCGACTACGACACCGCCGCGGCCATCACCGTCGCGCTCGTCGACGGCGCCCGCAAGCTCGGTCGCTCCGGGGTGGCGCTCAAGGACACGTCACGGGCGGAACTCTCCGACAGCGCCCGGGAGGTGCTGGATCAGTCCTGA
- a CDS encoding ethanolamine ammonia-lyase subunit EutB: protein MKFSQSISGTTYKFGGLVELMAKATPRRSGDELAGCAAQSDAERAAAAWQLADLPLTTFLDEAVVPYETDEVTRLIIDTHDRDAFGPISHLTVGGLRDWFLEIAARDDSAVQIASVAKGLTPEMVAATSKIMRNQDLILVASAATVTAAFRTTVGLPGTIATRLQPNHPTDDPRGIAAATLDGLLMGCGDAVIGINPATDSPHATSDLLHLLDDIRQRFAIPMQSCVLSHVTTTVDLIEQGAPVDLVFQSIAGTEGANRSFGIDIAMLREANEAGRSLRRGTVGSNVMYLETGQGSALSADAHLGTGGKPVDQQTLETRAYAVARDIEPLLINTVVGFIGPEYLFDGKQIIRAGLEDHFCGKVLGLPMGVDVCYTNHAEADQDDMDTLLTLLGVAGAAFVIAVPGADDVMLGYQSLSFHDALYVRQALALRPAPEFEAWLAGLGMADDDGRILPVDLAGSPLRSLTAAR from the coding sequence ATGAAATTCAGCCAGTCCATCTCGGGGACGACCTATAAGTTCGGCGGCCTCGTCGAACTCATGGCCAAGGCGACACCCCGACGATCCGGCGACGAACTCGCCGGATGCGCAGCCCAGTCCGATGCCGAACGAGCCGCGGCCGCCTGGCAACTCGCCGATCTGCCGCTGACCACCTTCCTCGACGAAGCCGTCGTCCCATACGAGACCGACGAGGTCACCCGCCTGATCATCGACACCCACGACCGCGACGCGTTCGGACCCATCTCCCACCTGACCGTCGGCGGACTGCGCGACTGGTTCCTCGAGATCGCTGCCCGCGACGACAGCGCCGTGCAGATCGCCTCTGTCGCCAAGGGTTTGACCCCGGAGATGGTGGCGGCGACATCGAAGATCATGCGCAACCAGGACCTCATCCTGGTGGCCTCGGCCGCGACGGTGACGGCCGCCTTCCGCACCACCGTCGGGTTGCCCGGGACAATTGCCACCCGCCTGCAACCCAATCACCCCACCGACGACCCCCGCGGTATCGCGGCAGCCACGCTCGACGGGCTGCTGATGGGGTGCGGGGACGCGGTGATCGGGATCAACCCGGCCACCGATTCCCCCCACGCCACCTCGGATCTGCTGCACCTGCTCGACGACATCAGGCAGCGCTTCGCCATACCCATGCAGTCGTGCGTGCTGTCGCACGTCACCACCACCGTCGATCTGATCGAGCAGGGCGCGCCCGTAGACCTCGTCTTCCAGTCGATCGCCGGCACCGAGGGCGCCAACCGCAGTTTCGGCATCGACATCGCGATGCTGCGCGAAGCCAACGAGGCGGGCCGCTCGCTTCGTCGTGGCACCGTCGGCAGCAACGTCATGTACCTCGAGACCGGGCAGGGCTCGGCATTGTCCGCCGACGCACATCTCGGGACGGGCGGCAAACCCGTCGATCAGCAGACCCTCGAGACCCGCGCCTACGCGGTTGCGCGTGACATCGAACCGCTGCTGATCAACACCGTCGTCGGCTTCATCGGCCCCGAGTATCTCTTCGACGGCAAGCAGATCATCCGGGCCGGGCTCGAAGATCACTTCTGCGGCAAGGTCCTCGGCCTGCCGATGGGCGTCGACGTCTGCTACACCAACCACGCCGAAGCCGACCAGGACGACATGGACACGTTGCTGACCCTGCTCGGCGTGGCCGGAGCAGCGTTCGTCATCGCCGTCCCCGGCGCCGACGACGTCATGCTCGGCTATCAGAGTCTGTCGTTCCACGATGCCCTCTACGTGCGGCAGGCCCTCGCGCTGCGCCCGGCGCCCGAGTTCGAGGCCTGGCTCGCCGGTCTGGGGATGGCCGACGACGACGGACGGATTCTGCCGGTCGACCTGGCCGGCTCCCCCCTGCGATCCCTCACGGCCGCACGATGA
- the eat gene encoding ethanolamine permease yields MATEDPGHPHHLAGGVDTHSESQSYLAKRQLAGGSAGWLLLAGLGVSYVISGDYSGWNFGLGEGGFGGLAIAAVVIAAMYLCLVLGMAELSSALPAAGGGYTFARRALGPWGGFATGTAILIEYSIAPAAIATFIGAYVESLNLFGIVDGWWIYLAVYAIFIGIHLSGVGEALKVMFVITAIALVGLVVFAIAAIGHFDAGNLTDIAATDAAGSSSFLPFGYLGIWSAIPFAIWFFLAIEGVPLAAEETANPERNVPRGIIAAIGVLLVTCVTVLVLTTGAGGAGPMSESGNPLVEALGDSGMAKVVNYIGLAGLIASFFSIIYAYSRQLFALSRAGYLPPVLSVTNRRKAPTLALIVPGIIGFLLSLTGEGDLLLNMAVFGAASSYVLIMVSHIVLRRREPDMKRPYRTPGGVVTTGFALVIAVIAVIATFLVDVVAALCCLGVFALFMLYFAVYSRHRLVANSPDEEFAALAQAEEDLR; encoded by the coding sequence GTGGCTACCGAGGACCCCGGGCATCCGCATCACCTCGCGGGTGGTGTCGACACCCATTCCGAGTCGCAGAGCTATCTGGCGAAGCGGCAACTGGCCGGCGGCAGCGCCGGCTGGCTGCTGCTGGCCGGGCTCGGCGTCAGCTACGTGATCTCCGGGGACTACTCCGGTTGGAACTTCGGCCTCGGCGAGGGCGGGTTCGGTGGGCTCGCCATCGCCGCGGTGGTCATCGCGGCGATGTACCTGTGCCTGGTTCTGGGTATGGCGGAATTGTCGTCGGCGCTGCCCGCAGCGGGCGGTGGGTACACGTTCGCTCGACGAGCGCTGGGGCCGTGGGGCGGATTCGCCACCGGCACAGCGATTCTGATCGAGTACTCGATCGCCCCGGCAGCCATCGCCACGTTCATCGGCGCCTATGTCGAATCGTTGAACCTGTTCGGGATCGTCGACGGCTGGTGGATCTACCTGGCCGTCTACGCGATCTTCATCGGCATCCACCTCTCCGGCGTCGGGGAGGCCCTGAAAGTGATGTTCGTGATCACCGCCATCGCGCTGGTCGGCCTGGTGGTCTTCGCGATCGCCGCGATCGGCCACTTCGACGCGGGAAACCTCACCGACATCGCAGCCACCGACGCGGCCGGGTCCTCGTCGTTCCTGCCCTTCGGCTATCTGGGCATATGGTCGGCCATCCCGTTCGCGATCTGGTTCTTCCTCGCGATCGAGGGTGTCCCGTTGGCCGCCGAGGAGACCGCCAATCCGGAACGGAATGTGCCGCGCGGCATCATCGCCGCCATCGGCGTCCTGCTGGTCACCTGCGTGACGGTGCTGGTGCTGACGACCGGCGCGGGTGGCGCGGGCCCGATGTCGGAGTCCGGTAACCCGCTCGTCGAGGCATTGGGCGATTCCGGGATGGCGAAGGTGGTCAACTACATCGGACTGGCCGGGCTGATCGCGAGCTTCTTCTCGATCATCTACGCCTACTCCCGACAGTTGTTCGCCCTGTCGCGGGCCGGTTACCTGCCGCCGGTCCTGTCGGTGACCAACCGCCGCAAGGCCCCGACGCTGGCGCTGATCGTGCCCGGCATCATCGGATTCCTGCTGTCACTGACCGGCGAGGGTGACCTGCTGCTGAACATGGCGGTGTTCGGCGCGGCGTCGAGCTACGTCCTGATCATGGTGAGCCACATCGTTCTTCGCCGGCGCGAGCCGGACATGAAGCGCCCGTATCGCACCCCCGGCGGCGTGGTGACCACGGGTTTCGCACTCGTGATCGCGGTCATCGCGGTCATCGCGACGTTCCTCGTCGATGTGGTGGCCGCGCTGTGCTGCCTCGGCGTGTTCGCGCTTTTCATGCTGTACTTCGCTGTGTACAGCCGTCATCGGCTCGTCGCGAACTCGCCGGACGAGGAGTTCGCCGCCCTGGCGCAAGCCGAGGAGGACCTTCGATGA
- a CDS encoding alpha/beta hydrolase, producing the protein MTREPRSPIAADPFTPTGGRVSRRSVLVGGLGAAMIGGLSACADDEQPEIDPPRLGAHAADDELPPEESPAEIPSDGPALITGSFRSAKMGGRNTRWAVARPDGVTGQLPVALVLHALNTNEQSIFSEKQQMQNVLQRYVDDGGVPFALASADVGRNYYHRRTDGADGAAMILDEFLPMLGADPQLNLSTERIGLFGWSMGGYGALRLGALLGSPKVAAVSVSSPALWADPRNFPPRAFDSAADYRANSLFGQQSAFRSIPLLICIGSSDQFFTYTRQWAADLHPPAAFGTSAGGHTNRYWRSVLPDHVEFLGRNLAR; encoded by the coding sequence ATGACCCGCGAACCACGCTCTCCGATCGCAGCTGACCCGTTCACCCCCACCGGTGGGCGGGTCAGCCGCCGTTCGGTGCTCGTCGGCGGCCTGGGTGCGGCGATGATCGGCGGCCTGTCCGCCTGCGCCGACGATGAACAGCCCGAGATCGACCCGCCCCGACTGGGAGCGCATGCCGCCGATGACGAGCTGCCACCGGAGGAGAGTCCTGCCGAGATCCCCAGCGACGGTCCGGCGCTGATCACCGGTAGTTTCCGATCGGCAAAGATGGGCGGTCGCAACACCCGCTGGGCTGTCGCCCGGCCCGACGGCGTGACCGGACAGCTGCCGGTGGCATTGGTCCTGCACGCGTTGAACACCAACGAGCAATCGATCTTCTCCGAGAAGCAGCAGATGCAGAACGTGCTGCAACGCTACGTCGACGACGGCGGTGTGCCGTTCGCGCTGGCGTCCGCCGACGTCGGCCGCAACTACTACCACCGGCGCACCGATGGCGCCGACGGCGCCGCGATGATCCTCGACGAATTCCTGCCGATGCTCGGCGCCGACCCGCAACTAAACCTGTCGACCGAGCGAATCGGCCTGTTCGGCTGGTCGATGGGCGGCTACGGCGCGCTGCGGCTCGGGGCGTTACTCGGGTCGCCGAAGGTTGCCGCGGTGTCGGTGAGTTCCCCTGCGCTGTGGGCAGACCCACGCAACTTTCCGCCCCGCGCCTTTGATTCGGCGGCCGACTATCGGGCCAATTCGCTGTTCGGCCAGCAATCCGCGTTCCGCAGCATCCCGCTGCTCATCTGCATCGGGTCGTCGGACCAGTTCTTCACCTACACCCGGCAGTGGGCCGCCGATCTGCACCCGCCGGCAGCGTTCGGCACCTCCGCGGGCGGGCACACCAACCGGTACTGGCGCAGTGTGTTGCCCGATCACGTGGAGTTCCTCGGGCGCAATCTTGCCCGCTGA
- a CDS encoding mycothiol-dependent nitroreductase Rv2466c family protein yields the protein MTDTDIEIYGDPVCPFTWVTSRWLTSAAERGDARVTWRLMSLAVLNEGQDADGAQAARLHTSRRIGRLVAAATGTDDIGELYTALGRRLHAEGNELTDELAREALTECGLEPSLASAMDNESWDGAVRAAHQRSQDALGNSGGSPITVVNGRAFFGPVLTEIPAPDEAARIFDGFTALAASPAFAQVERPRSGPPKLHEAEA from the coding sequence ATGACCGACACCGACATCGAGATCTATGGCGACCCGGTCTGCCCGTTCACCTGGGTCACCTCGCGGTGGCTCACCAGCGCCGCCGAACGCGGCGACGCCCGGGTGACCTGGCGACTGATGAGCCTGGCCGTGCTGAACGAGGGCCAAGACGCCGACGGGGCGCAGGCCGCACGCCTGCACACGTCGCGCCGCATCGGACGGTTGGTGGCCGCGGCCACCGGGACCGACGACATCGGCGAGCTCTACACCGCGCTCGGCCGGCGCCTGCACGCCGAGGGCAACGAGCTGACCGATGAGCTGGCCCGTGAGGCACTCACCGAATGCGGCCTGGAGCCGTCGTTGGCCTCGGCCATGGACAACGAGAGCTGGGACGGTGCGGTGCGCGCGGCACATCAGCGCAGCCAGGATGCGCTCGGCAACTCGGGCGGCAGCCCGATCACCGTCGTGAACGGTCGCGCCTTCTTCGGGCCGGTTCTCACCGAGATCCCGGCACCCGACGAGGCCGCCCGGATCTTCGACGGGTTCACCGCGCTGGCCGCATCACCGGCCTTCGCGCAGGTGGAGCGGCCACGGTCCGGCCCGCCGAAGTTGCACGAAGCGGAGGCCTGA
- a CDS encoding DUF302 domain-containing protein yields the protein MQLGYTATLQTTFDDAVARTREALSEQGFGVLTEIDVKATLKKKLDEDMENYLILGACNPPLAHRALGVDRQIGLLLPCNVVVRDDTEHEGTVIVEAMNPDIMVKVTDAPGLPDVAGDASTKLQAAMETLKSTSGAMAR from the coding sequence ATGCAGCTCGGCTACACCGCAACATTGCAGACCACCTTCGACGACGCCGTGGCCCGCACCCGAGAGGCACTGTCCGAGCAGGGGTTCGGCGTCCTCACCGAGATCGACGTCAAGGCCACGCTGAAGAAGAAGCTCGACGAGGACATGGAGAACTACCTGATCCTCGGCGCGTGCAATCCGCCGCTGGCCCATCGCGCACTCGGCGTGGACCGACAGATCGGCCTGCTGCTGCCGTGCAACGTCGTCGTCCGTGACGACACCGAGCACGAGGGCACCGTGATCGTCGAGGCCATGAACCCCGACATCATGGTCAAGGTCACCGACGCGCCGGGTCTGCCCGACGTCGCCGGCGACGCCTCGACGAAGCTGCAGGCCGCCATGGAAACGCTGAAGTCGACGTCCGGAGCGATGGCGCGATGA
- a CDS encoding metal-sensitive transcriptional regulator, with protein sequence MVGDQESMTVVLNRLRRAHGQLAGVISMIEQGRECKDVVTQLAAVSRALDRAGFKIVATGLRECMTGEQVENSEPMTEEQLEKLFLALA encoded by the coding sequence ATGGTAGGCGATCAAGAATCGATGACCGTAGTACTCAACCGGTTGCGACGGGCTCACGGCCAGCTCGCGGGCGTCATCTCCATGATCGAGCAGGGGCGCGAGTGCAAGGATGTCGTCACCCAGCTCGCCGCAGTGTCGCGAGCTCTCGACCGGGCCGGATTCAAGATCGTCGCCACCGGATTGCGCGAATGCATGACCGGCGAGCAGGTCGAGAATTCCGAGCCCATGACCGAAGAACAACTCGAAAAGCTGTTCCTGGCGCTGGCGTGA